The proteins below come from a single Mus musculus strain C57BL/6J chromosome 5, GRCm38.p6 C57BL/6J genomic window:
- the Nkx6-1 gene encoding homeobox protein Nkx-6.1 — protein sequence MLAVGAMEGPRQSAFLLSSPPLAALHSMAEMKTPLYPAAYPPLPTGPPSSSSSSSSSSSPSPPLGSHNPGGLKPPAAGGLSSLGSPPQQLSAATPHGINDILSRPSMPVASGAALPSASPSGSSSSSSSSASATSASAAAAAAAAAAAAAASSPAGLLAGLPRFSSLSPPPPPPGLYFSPSAAAVAAVGRYPKPLAELPGRTPIFWPGVMQSPPWRDARLACTPHQGSILLDKDGKRKHTRPTFSGQQIFALEKTFEQTKYLAGPERARLAYSLGMTESQVKVWFQNRRTKWRKKHAAEMATAKKKQDSETERLKGTSENEEDDDDYNKPLDPNSDDEKITQLLKKHKSSGGSLLLHASEAEGSS from the exons ATGTTAGCTGTGGGGGCGATGGAGGGCCCTCGGCAGAGCGCGTTCCTGCTCAGCAGCCCGCCCCTGGCCGCCCTGCACAGTATGGCCGAGATGAAGACCCCGCTCTACCCCGCCGCTTATCCCCCGCTGCCCACCGGGCCcccctcctcctcgtcctcgtcctcctcgtcctcgtcgCCCTCCCCACCTTTGGGCTCACATAACCCGGGCGGCTTGAAGCCCCCGGCCGCGGGGGGCCTCTCGTCCCTGGGCAGTCCCCCGCAGCAGCTTTCGGCGGCCACCCCACACGGCATCAACGACATCCTGAGCCGGCCCTCTATGCCGGTGGCCTCGGGGGCCGCCCTGCCCTCCGCCTCGCCCTCcgggtcttcctcctcctcctcctcgtccgcCTCCGCCACCTCGGCCTCTGCggcggccgccgccgccgctgctgctgccgccgctgccGCCTCGTCGCCCGCTGGGCTGCTGGCCGGCCTGCCCCGCTTCAGCAGCCTGAGCCCTCCGCCACCGCCGCCCGGGCTCTACTTTAGCCCCAGCGCCGCGGCTGTGGCCGCCGTGGGCCGGTACCCCAAGCCCCTGGCCGAGCTGCCCGGTCGGACGCCCATCTTCTGGCCCGGAGTGATGCAGAGTCCGCCGTGGAGGGACGCGCGCCTTGCCTGTACCCCCC ATCAAGGATCCATTTTGTTGGACAAAGATGGGAAGAGAAAACACACCAGACCCACGTTCTCTGGACAGCAAATCTTCGCCCTGGAGAAGACTTTCGAACAAACGAAGTACTTGGCAGGACCAGAGAGAGCACGCTTGGCCTATTCTCTGGGGATGACGGAGAGTCAGGTCAAG GTCTGGTTCCAGAACCGCAGGACCAAGTGGAGAAAGAAGCACGCAGCCGAGATGGCCACGGCCAAGAAGAAGCAGGACTCGGAGACCGAGAGGCTCAAGGGGACTTCGGAGAATGAGGAGGATGACGACGATTACAACAAACCTCTGGACCCGAACTCTGACGACGAGAAAATCACTCAGCTGCTGAAAAAGCACAAATCGAGCGGTGGCAGCCTCCTGCTGCACGCGTCGGAGGCCGAGGGCTCGTCCTGA